In Tenebrio molitor chromosome 6, icTenMoli1.1, whole genome shotgun sequence, one genomic interval encodes:
- the bark gene encoding protein bark beetle isoform X1: MFNYLRTLLCLLCLSTFLDGVVLQETGVYLGSTEGPRGTRTEHPGGTIVNDKLVLTKQKSPYWLRNDIIIERDAELIIEPGVTINVEPQVGITVRGVLTAVGTEDERIVLTTAEEASAKNINLPDIRLSDGPTILAGRVQLRHNGRWRSVCTNSKNWTRADMETACRQLGFQGGAFFNWFDRQMPLKPRLLYEEPKCAGTESSLYDCQWETRQMGSGVCDYHPDLAIQCMPRHDQPLPFWRGIKFEDAKFTKILTLANTLYVPTSISKLHYVHILYAGAGRNQNTSSAVEVEGIPPLMDHLEVVNSAYNGINITRPDGPVTVNNCTLRSNRGYGIFINSSYGLTHIDGCVINENGGDGIRYVRAEERSEERSDRSGYSDFCNIAMVSSQTFPLQLFAEQTIFLNQVKSCDKVFTTRYGNVITLTILRVVTNRNNTANIEVYDGSTLNHRLLTKFSIRNNTRPQSLTSTGHQISIKFRAEPRTETVVFMRLLSGLSKSYDLNVSYSDVSENLGRGIAVDNLRSQVHIYKSSVSKNQHVAGVHVTSGVGDVNVTESRISFNEGDGINITYTGGSRNISRSSISSNEGYGIAVWLNNTKKTEFIIANQTTVVQYSDIYKNLDTGILHGNFCGESLFNFTGNSFKNCLNDALEILTCWRDGNVSTRLQIGHNEFIGNSRIGLRITPALNLNAKIEYNHFRQGTFGALLIKNKPLEQFNILTTKIDVVQNYFINNSGTFVANLALSPYAPNQFLLFTRNFVKNNRIAEPFQPEDGSVSNLNPRSRVAAPIVVGSDNVDVFRNIIENPDSKYEIGSHLEDQSKLINCTYNWIGFSRDEDIFPRLFHRFDRYNLAKINFVPFLLHNSNPLTTRINQYPLYVPNFVNSNLKKVGGEVEGEETLDRGEYIVERDINIRPGGKLTIEPGVTLRFPPSVGMMVGGKLEARGAEPDSIKFVLKEEISHSPDNETYEIETEKYDSETEIIQIEPKVPIRLLGGVSETEGRLQVKINQQWGTVCNYGWTVENAALVCQQLGYVLNPDDWFLEPNEIPDAGTAEGVILSNVQCDPIDLDITKCKAETKGNFENSCGHENDVGIRCYKSSWAGVRFGALAERSNIQYITVEMAGLLDYATNAFKPALQIDFARHNFENIRISNNYHDGMGVIYADIFTDDAVNTVKNSEFSNNKGAGLSLKQLGFRIFGSTIENNFIGVKHDPVLTGLQQRELAGWFLTSEDNTRYKPLMVPYTSDQNIIQVERGETKYLVTSKVMGDSISKSYKFRSDPGWVIGIQLLNPIENRSTESITIQDAIVSNNKSTVWVLKRDLTVFPTTSSSHGIVLDYNSGDYAIGGTVLVISTIRAPVQNVYKKIVKGPVPTLTLINSKIRNNQFGVHASYYNRYLNELGDHFLRKANESLQFISCEISHNHNEAIFVHSPHWDLHRSNISEVVIMINNSLITDNGKGVYQFSRDMRSSNNLFHYIMQDDTVERNKAGGFVVNLPYVWQYNENFTHSVYMDNNTWTNNKKFSFNVDGHFAVVNITKNRFSENSCASGLISIGGMEKKLLIGRNVFSSNNGRFIIEFVSNSQSEIIGEVPARFIFNDLRSNRYASMGRGLGILQMKKDPTSVVAFRGIQKVNVYRNRFSQNQLDYQLIAGIKTAKINNYLNVRENWWGTDNEIEIKEKIFDFDDWNNHAVADFKPYLLTDNFEASYSTSFSSNHSVDLNRLGGRITTDLALPSRNTPYLIQSDITVMPEATLTIDPGVVMEFGPNVGILVLGSLKAQGYEGSEIIMRPISRSGYLESGIENPIVREKRQVESLTGGESIRLCKGRSCNDADESSPREGFLEYFNKTTLQWIPMCDPRFTERNAQVVCGELGFDPLNVFFDHDIRIEFHSNSLSRIWTWPEPLQCKGTEKKYEDCPIRLNGQQFGQRHRCKWNSKFVFIQCGQRNLERKYEYWGGVRFANPEFEQQLHAHRIHNVQTHSTMQIQESVMEFVNIIGAGILHNEKSPAIQSIIKSPKINYVHVMKSASHGINLISPSNTMNLLYNTVEDSLGIGINTLSLTGEGRESQESSFTPLKSPDLPYNLFSLVDICDTHKEIRIDERVLVYYKYDNYPVNCIKIFKSAYNIKTLGFRLLQFNLFNSTRKYSIPDFISLYDGDIYNVSSKLIEQITMNSHNEKKLVRTKLPSLSIKLFANGASSNHGFIAEVVTLPISAIAFNRDVQHNISYSVVNKNREGAIRYTSAGEVNPIVTIDKNQFKYNCEKLYGNFTTCNAAVEIDVQNTQTIFFRNNLVDGNQGGLSIKADSRGSATSLKGYIHNNLFVNNSNLPVLYVEGRQSSPYQEVVIYRNYFTRNKARYFNNIVLKQVVSNFTYNYVKRNIGMQNLEVSGFDKVRLPIYQTTSHNGFYHNYAVHRESRSTIVAGTAGQQYVDNIFFDPDNDYEMITVNRSLFEFNSTLQLWNTKIDAAYNYWGLNNSLGVRGRIKDQSDDPRLLEVIYTPYHLNNQSVLLNKKCPPGWDLVGGTCYIYIGAPMSFHEAKAFCQADNASMPYLLGNLNYVNLYEFIRSQQQWYLYSDRVWVQHIDRIDECTIFAYQKVETDNCQQRNPFICEIDPKVSITILPLTDDVVTIAVISSLVLAVLLIAIVGICWWSKSKYRRAQRLERRNSIRQSLHSLRSVGLAPGSFSDASYRRKAAQLSSRSTDTLTKSSDYKKMITTNGSLDSMEKSTYTSSLEDNQSYDIYEAHNPNPAAFAYSPTIEYHKSPNRFENQYDRGKNFELAYKNEGFRDNSTFATNSNYQSRAESVQDSTTNDETPIIQDNGGNSVSYPPSEYYNTDTLPLSSVSGKSDSTLDLKKGIDDINKNRNYDPVYSRERPNANLIHELKNKFPKSPPPPPDPSEVQSPTYSEKLDNLQYSPTPEYNIVGLAGPDDRPHSANILETDFDQPHPKPKMRSKSEVFLETNFDYTPPNGSPQLNSPISEYSRSKSQPLETAM, from the exons atgtttaattatttgaGGACGTTGCTTTGTTTGTTGTGCCTGTCCACGTTTCTCGATGGAGTTGTTTTGCAAGAAACGGGAGTTTACCTCGGGAGTACGGAGGGACCGAGAGGGACCAGAACGGAACATCCTGGTGGCACAATAGTCAACGATAAGTTGGTGTTGACCAAACAGAAAAGTCCGTACTGGTTAAGAAATGACATCATTATTGAAAGAGATGCGGAATTAATCATCGAACCTGGAGTGACTATAAACGTTGAGCCACAAGTTGGGATCACCGTTCGAGGAGTCTTGACTGCTGTG GGTACCGAAGATGAGCGAATTGTTTTAACGACCGCGGAGGAAGCCTCCGCGAAGAATATTAATTTGCCAGACATCCGGCTCTCTGATGGTCCGACGATTTTGGCGGGTCGAGTCCAGCTGCGTCACAATGGCCGTTGGCGTAGCGTCTGCACCAATTCCAAGAA TTGGACGCGTGCCGATATGGAAACGGCTTGCAGACAACTCGGATTTCAGGGTGGGGCGTTTTTTAATTGGTTCGACAGACAGATGCCCCTAAAACCGCGACTTCTCTACGAAGAACCAAAATGTGCAGGAACCGAAAGCTCTCTATACGATTGTCAGTGGGAGACCAGACAAATGGGGTCTGGAGTGTGCGACTACCATCCAGATCTGGCGATTCAATGCATGCCGAGACACGATCAACCGCTACCCTTTTGGAGAGGAATTAAATTCGAAGATGCAAAATTCACGAAAATCTTGACCCTGGCGAATACGTTGTACGTGCCTACGTCTATATCTAAACTACACTACGTCCATATTTTGTACGCTGGTGCTGGAAGAAATCAAAACACTTCAAGCGCTGTTGAAGTAGAAGGAATACCTCCTCTCATGGATCACTTAGAAGTTGTGAATTCAGCGTACAACGGGATCAACATCACGAGACCAGATGGTCCCGTCACTGTCAACAACTGTACCTTGCGAAGTAACCGCGGTTATGGTATTTTCATCAATTCCAGTTACGGTTTGACTCATATTGACGGATGTGTGATCAACGAGAACGGCGGCGACGGCATAAGATACGTCCGCGCCGAGGAGAGATCGGAGGAAAGAAGTGACAGATCAGGTTACAGCGACTTTTGTAACATCGCCATGGTCTCCAGTCAAACTTTCCCTCTGCAACTTTTCGCCgaacaaacaatatttttgaatcagGTTAAATCATGTGATAAAGTGTTCACGACGCGTTACGGTAACGTGATAACGTTAACGATCTTGAGGGTCGTCACTAATCGCAACAACACCGCCAACATCGAAGTTTACGACGGTTCAACTCTGAATCATCGACTGTTGACGAAGTTCTCAATCCGGAACAATACCAGACCTCAGTCGTTGACCAGCACCGGCCATCAAATTTCCATCAAGTTTAGAGCAGAACCTCGAACCGAGACCGTGGTTTTCATGCGGTTGCTTTCTGGTCTCAGCAAAAGTTACGATTTGAACGTGAGCTATTCCGACGTTTCGGAAAACTTGGGCAGAGGGATCGCCGTGGACAATTTGAGATCGCAAGTCCACATCTACAAGAGTTCCGTCTCCAAGAATCAACACGTAGCGGGAGTTCACGTTACCAGTGGAGTTGGGGATGTTAACGTGACCGAGAGTCGAATCTCTTTCAACGAAGGCGACGGAATTAATATTACGTACACCGGGGGAAGCAGGAATATCTCTAGATCTTCCATTAGTTCAAATGAAGGTTATGGAATCGCCGTGTGGTTGAACAACACGAAAAAAACTGAGTTCATAATTGCCAACCAAACAACTGTGGTGCAATATTCGGACATCTACAAGAATTTGGACACTGGAATCTTGCACGGCAATTTCTGTGGGGAGTCGCTGTTCAATTTCACGGGAAACAGCTTCAAAAATTGCCTGAACGATGCTCTTGAAATATTGACGTGTTGGAGGGACGGGAATGTTTCCACTAGACTGCAAATTGGACACAACGAATTCATCGGGAACAGTAGAATAGGGTTGCGAATAACGCCGGCTTTGAATCTGAACGCCAAGATCGAGTACAATCATTTCAGACAGGGTACTTTTGGGGCTCTACTGATCAAGAACAAACCGTTGGAGCAGTTCAACATCTTGACAACTAAGATTGACGTGGTGCAAAACTATTTTATCAACAATTCTGGTACTTTCGTGGCAAATCTAGCACTGTCGCCGTACGCTCCAAACCAGTTTTTGCTTTTCACAAGAAATTTTGTCAAGAACAACAGAATCGCGGAGCCGTTTCAGCCGGAAGATGGTTCTGTTTCGAACCTAAATCCAAGAAGTAGAGTCGCCGCTCCTATAGTTGTCGGTTCAGATAACGTCGATGTCTTCAGGAATATCATCGAAAATCCTGACTCTAAATATGAAATCGGAAGCCATCTCGAAGACCAGAGCAAATTGATCAATTGCACTTACAACTGGATCGGATTTAGTCGCGACGAAGATATTTTCCCTCGACTGTTTCATCGTTTCGACCGGTACAACCTCGCCAAGATAAATTTCGTGCCGTTCCTTCTTCACAACTCTAACCCGCTGACAACCCGGATCAATCAGTATCCTCTGTACGTTCCGAATTTCGTCAACAGCAATTTGAAGAAAGTGGGGGGCGAAGTGGAGGGTGAGGAAACTCTCGACCGAGGGGAGTACATTGTAGAGAGAGACATCAACATCCGTCCTGGGGGAAAACTGACGATCGAGCCTGGCGTGACGTTGAGATTTCCTCCTTCAGTTGGGATGATGGTCGGCGGGAAGCTGGAAGCGCGAGGTGCAGAACCCGACAGCATCAAGTTCGTTTTGAAAGAAGAGATTTCGCATTCACCCGACAACGAAACGTACGAAATTGAGACGGAGAAATACGACTCGGAGACGGAAATCATTCAGATAGAACCGAAAGTCCCGATCAGACTGCTGGGTGGAGTGTCAGAGACTGAAGGTCGGCTGCAAGTTAAGATAAACCAACAGTGGGGTACCGTGTGCAATTACGGATGGACAGTAGAAAACGCCGCCCTCGTGTGTCAACAACTGGGTTACGTTTTGAACCCCGACGATTGGTTCCTGGAACCAAACGAGATTCCGGACGCTGGGACCGCCGAAGGAGTGATCCTGTCGAACGTCCAGTGCGATCCCATCGATCTGGACATAACTAAATGCAAAGCTGAGACTAAAGGAAACTTCGAAAACTCGTGCGGCCACGAAAACGATGTCGGAATACGTTGCTACAAGTCTTCGTGGGCGGGAGTCAGATTCGGAGCTTTGGCCGAAAGAAGTAACATTCAGTACATCACAGTTGAGATGGCGGGTTTGTTGGATTATGCGACCAATGCGTTCAAGCCAGCCCTGCAGATTGATTTTGCCAGACACAATTTCGAAAACATACGAATTTCCAACAATTATCACGACGGAATGGGAGTCATCTACGCAGATATCTTCACAGATGATGCAGTGAACACGGTGAAGAATTCAGAATTCTCCAACAACAAAGGCGCCGGACTCAGTTTGAAACAACTGGGATTCAGGATCTTCGGCAGCACCATCGAGAACAATTTCATCGGTGTTAAGCACGACCCCGTGTTGACGGGCTTGCAACAGAGGGAACTCGCCGGATGGTTCCTCACCTCCGAGGATAATACCCGTTACAAACCTCTGATGGTTCCCTACACTTCTGACCAAAACATCATCCAAGTGGAACGCGGCGAGACCAAGTATCTTGTAACGTCAAAAGTAATGGGGGACAGCATTTCGAAGTCGTACAAATTCAGAAGCGATCCTGGATGGGTCATCGGGATACAACTGTTAAATCCCATCGAGAATCGCAGCACCGAAAGTATCACGATTCAAGACGCGATCGTTTCTAACAACAAATCAACCGTTTGGGTCCTCAAACGCGACCTCACTGTTTTCCCAACCACTTCCAGTAGCCACGGCATCGTTTTAGACTACAACAGTGGCGATTACGCCATCGGGGGAACAGTTCTTGTCATCAGTACCATAAGAGCGCCTGTTCAAAACGTGTACAAGAAAATTGTCAAGGGTCCGGTTCCTACGCTGACCCTGATCAACTCAAAAATCAGAAACAATCAATTTGGAGTCCACGCGTCGTATTACAATAGATATTTGAACGAATTGGGAGACCACTTCTTGAGGAAGGCTAACGAAAGTTTACAGTTTATTAGTTGCGAGATTTCACATAATCACAACGAGGCGATATTTGTCCATTCGCCACATTGGGATTTACACAGGAGTAACATCTCCGAGGTTGTGATAATGATTAATAATTCGCTGATCACAGACAACGGAAAAGGCGTCTATCAGTTCTCGAGAGATATGAGATCGTCGAACAATCTTTTCCATTACATAATGCAGGACGATACTGTTGAAAGAAACAAGGCAGGAGGATTCGTTGTCAACTTGCCGTATGTCTGGCAGTACAACGAGAACTTTACTCATTCTGTCTACATGGACAACAACACCTGGACGAACAATAAAAAGTTTAGTTTCAACGTTGACGGACATTTTGCTGTTGTTAACATCACCAAGAACCGATTCAGCGAGAATAGTTGCGCAAGTGGACTGATATCAATCGGTGGAATGGAAAAGAAGTTGTTGATTGGTCGGAACGTATTTAGCAGCAACAACGGTAGATTTATTATCGAGTTTGTTTCGAACAGCCAGTCGGAAATAATCGGTGAGGTACCAGCAAGATTCATTTTCAACGACCTGAGGAGCAACAGGTACGCTTCGATGGGTCGAGGTCTTGGTATTTTGCAAATGAAGAAAGACCCAACTAGTGTGGTGGCTTTCCGTGGCATCCAGAAAGTGAACGTTTATAGAAACCGATTTTCTCAGAACCAATTGGATTATCAGTTGATCGCCGGGATAAAGACAGCCAAAATTAATAACTATTTGAACGTCCGTGAAAATTGGTGGGGCACCGACAACGAAATCGAAATCAAAGAGAAAATCTTCGATTTTGACGACTGGAACAACCACGCGGTCGCAGATTTTAAACCATACTTGTTGACCGATAATTTCGAAGCGAGCTACTCTACATCGTTCTCTTCGAACCATTCAGTCGACTTGAACAGACTCGGTGGCAGAATAACAACAGATTTGGCCCTGCCGAGTCGGAACACGCCGTACCTGATCCAGTCCGATATAACTGTGATGCCGGAAGCAACCCTAACGATTGATCCTGGGGTGGTGATGGAGTTTGGACCGAACGTCGGGATTCTAGTTTTGGGGAGCTTGAAAGCTCAAGGCTACGAGGGTAGCGAGATCATAATGCGACCCATATCCAGATCCGGGTATTTGGAGTCGGGAATCGAGAACCCCATTGTGAGGGAAAAAAGACAAGTGGAGTCGCTGACTGGAGGAGAGAGCATAAGGCTGTGCAAAGGACGGAGCTGCAACGACGCCGACGAGAGCTCCCCGCGTGAAGGTTTCCTCGAATACTTCAACAAGACCACTTTGCAGTGGATTCCGATGTGCGACCCGAGGTTCACAGAGAGAAATGCCCAAGTTGTTTGCGGGGAGTTGGGTTTTGATCCTTTGAACGTCTTCTTCGACCACGACATCAGAATTGAATTTCACAGTAACTCGTTGTCGAGGATCTGGACGTGGCCGGAGCCGCTGCAGTGCAAAGGGACCGAAAAGAAATACGAAGACTGTCCCATCAGGCTGAACGGTCAGCAGTTCGGGCAGCGACATCGATGCAAGTGGAATTCCAAATTTGTTTTCATACAGTGCGGACAGAGGAATCTCGAGCGGAAATATGAATATTGGGGTGGAGTCCGTTTCGCCAATCCGGAATTCGAGCAGCAGTTGCACGCTCATAGAATCCATAATGTCCAGACGCATTCGACGATGCAAATTCAAGAGTCGGTAATGGAGTTTGTTAACATAATAGGAGCTGGGATACTGCACAATGAAAAGTCGCCGGCCATTCAGAGCATCATTAAGAGTCCCAAGATAAACTACGTTCATGTCATGAAGAGCGCTTCGCACGGCATCAATTTAATTTCGCCGTCGAATACAATGAACTTGTTGTATAACACGGTTGAAGATTCATTGGGCATCGGAATAAACACTTTGTCGCTGACCGGTGAGGGGAGGGAGTCGCAGGAGTCCAGTTTTACGCCGCTGAAGAGTCCAGATCTTCCTTACAATCTGTTCAGTTTGGTCGACATTTGCGATACGCACAAGGAAATCAGGATTGACGAGAGAGTGTTGGTTTACTACAAATACGACAATTATCCTGTGAATTGCATAAAGATCTTCAAGAGCGCCTACAACATCAAGACTTTAGGGTTCAGACTGTTACAGTTTAATCTGTTCAATTCGACCCGAAAATACAGCATCCCCGATTTCATTTCATTGTACGATGGAGACATTTACAACGTTTCGTCAAAATTAATCGAACAGATCACAATGAATTCACATAACGAGAAGAAGCTGGTCAGGACCAAATTGCCGAGTTTAAGTATCAAACTTTTTGCGAACGGTGCCTCATCCAATCATGGATTTATAGCAGAAGTCGTCACGCTGCCAATATCGGCGATTGCTTTCA ATCGAGACGTGCAACACAATATTTCTTATTCCGTGGTGAACAAAAACAGGGAAGGTGCGATACGTTACACATCGGCGGGCGAAGTCAACCCTATCGTGACCATCGACAAGAACCAGTTCAAGTACAACTGCGAGAAACTTTACGGTAACTTCACCACTTGCAATGCAGCTGTCGAGATCGATGTACAAAACACCCAAACAATTTTCTTCAGA AATAATCTAGTTGATGGGAATCAGGGAGGTTTATCAATCAAGGCGGATTCGCGAGGATCCGCCACGTCTCTCAAGGGCTACATCCACAATAACTTGTTCGTTAATAACAGTAATTTGCCCGTTTTGTACGTGGAGGGCCGTCAGTCTTCGCCGTATCAAGAAGTCGTCATTTATCGGAACTATTTTACCAGGAACAAAGCCCGTTATTTCAATAACATAGTCCTGAAGCAGGTTGTCTCTAATTTCACCTACAACTACGTCAAGAGGAATATCGGAATGCAAAACTTGGAAGTGTCCGGGTTCGATAAAGTGCGGCTGCCCATCTATCAAACGACCTCTCATAATGGATTTTATCA TAATTATGCCGTACATCGCGAGAGCAGGTCTACGATTGTTGCGGGGACGGCGGGTCAGCAATACGTTGATAATATCTTCTTTGACCCAGATAATGATTACGAAATGATAACAGTAAACAGATCTCT ATTTGAATTCAACAG CACTTTACAACTGTGGAATACAAAAATCGACGCTGCTTACAACTACTGGGGATTGAACAACAGTCTGGGTGTGAGGGGCCGCATCAAAGATCAAAGTGACGATCCAAGACTGCTCGAAGTAATTTACACACCATATCACCTGAACAATCAATCCGTTTTGCTCAACAAAAAATGCCCCCCTGGATGGGATTTGGTTGGAGGGACTTGTTATATTTATATCGGTGCCCCCATGTCGTTCCATGAAGCGAAGGCGTTTTGCCAG GCTGATAACGCATCAATGCCGTATTTATTGGGAAATTTGAATTACGTGAATTTGTACGAGTTTATAAGATCACAGCAACAATGGTACTTGTATTCGGATAGGGTGTGGGTCCAACATATTGACAGGATCGACGAATGCACCATATTTGCATACCAAAAAGTCGAAACTGATAACTGCCAACAAAGAAATCCATTTATATGCGAAATAG ACCCGAAGGTATCCATCACGATATTACCCTTGACGGACGATGTGGTCACGATTGCGGTAATTAGCAGTCTAGTACTGGCGGTCCTTCTGATAGCAATTGTCGGCATTTGTTGGTGGAGCAAATCGAAATATCGGCGAGCGCAGCGACTGGAAAGAAGAAACAGCATCAGACAGAGTTTGCACTCGTTGAGGTCTGTAGGGCTGGCTCCTGGAAGCTTCTCCGATGCCAGCTATAGAAGAAAAGCGGCACAATTG AGCTCCAGATCGACTGACACCTTGACGAAAAGCTCCGATTACAAGAAGATGATCACCACGAACGGTTCGTTGGATAGTATGGAAAAGTCGACGTACACCTCATCCCTTGAAGACAACCAATCGTATGACATTTACGAAGCTCATAATCCTAATCCTGCCGCTTTTGCTTATAGCCCAACGATAGAGTATCACAAATCACCGAACCGCTTCGAAAATCAATACGACAGAGGCAAGAACTTCGAATTGGCGTATAAAAACGAGGGTTTCAGGGACAACTCGACTTTCGCCACCAATTCAAATTATCAATCGCGCGCTGAAAGCGTCCAGGACAGTACGACGAACGACGAAACTCCCATCATTCAAGACAACGGCGGGAACAGTGTCTCGTACCCACCCAGCGAATACTACAACACCGATACGTTGCCGCTGAGTAGTGTTTCAGGAAAGTCGGACTCGACTCTAGACTTGAAGAAAGGCATTGACGACATCAACAAGAACAGGAATTACGATCCTGTGTACAGCAGAGAAAGACCGAACGCGAATTTGATACACGAGTTGAAAAATAAGTTTCCTAAGAGTCCGCCGCCGCCACCGGATCCGTCCGAGGTGCAGTCGCCTACGTATTCAGAAAAACTGGATAATTTGCAGTATTCGCCGACACCTGAGTATAATATTGTCGGTTTGGCTGGACCGGATGACAGACCGCATTCGGCGAATATCTTAGAAACCGATTTTGACCAGCCCCATCCGAAACCGAAAATGAGGTCCAAAAGCGAAGTGTTCTTAGAGACTAATTTCGACTACACACCACCTAACGGTAGTCCACAATTAAATTCACCAATTTCTGAATACAGTAGAAGTAAGAGTCAGCCGCTGGAGACGGCGATGTAA